In a single window of the Oscillatoria sp. FACHB-1406 genome:
- a CDS encoding type III-B CRISPR-associated protein Cas10/Cmr2 — protein MQQFYRRKLYALLDNADLCKQLNCWGDRQEEIAQWWQRNKPLVEEIASSSDRANLEFERSLDTIPLKHPISGQDREIQRSHPVEIDLSTLQNETDPQTVFWWFWRFYPALKAIAQPDSLLEPQHQILPDCPIPSYRATVSALAGILEDWELGEAPEYPYLLLFTFSPIQEFIKASRKFLDFWAGSYLLHYLSAKLCWRIANCYGPDAIVTPSLWSQEIIDALLLKQYPDFRTTFESISSDRKNPQTRFQDKTSVSLSTAGFPNTIVVLIPASEKEKLGNNLETWLKEEWQEIAEKVREGNPDSQVEQLRLGIRERTIQHLQQLQTQNDSDQHNSLEQFLTEFGGDREANRRDLQRWCNMSCWKWRSLWNAQIDHTWQPYWVAVPLGDPGTPLQIEEAEEDYRFDEAWLKSQETVAQTRAKSPPPTEAEKTIYRTLNVGTWWGSIQARLGQAVRAVKNTRIWQIPAAPGYRSTVSGQSSALHPGFSYSNQRCEGRGMPAESMRLFWRLMAEVYRGLFDGSEQLNAIELTKRMAWVYGGVAESLGIDLRQLNDELDEGATGELDYNQLIRFPNLSSIAAARFAERDASQQSGKLRTYWKILNDSIAQQEKEEKERLARQQKEGNQGKPKLRRERFAARTRRPFQIPKTDAAINSQRQAGQDYNGVMFSSKWLAEDLGLDRQERARLRGLVDAAHRHPSVGFGETSPADWWAIVLGDGDGMGDYVSGKKLHRYERYLVETDATQFLTENRYRPADWARKREDFLAQFGSGNSSDDSSDETTLLKTHKRMGPATHIGLNRALLDFSNRLVPYLTQQRFCGRVIYSGGDDVMAVLPVEDLPEYLLSLQAAWCGGEDIYPTDGDVKFVSEGGYWQPQAEPDNLCGLPNRALFTMGEGATMSFGIVIAHKSVPLPVVLNALWEAESDRAKKMLGSAADIPSKNGLCFRVLYGSGNQLEALLKGELLADWWQWLGHPSPEYRQELSSLLYRLAEDLPRHAVITSEHFLIAKAARAIALRREEYKNIEYTVELLCQWLERWENWANGASDRAKIRATKPLGATLPELANLLRFSAFWLDKIGDDLTSG, from the coding sequence ATGCAACAGTTTTATCGCCGCAAACTCTACGCCCTGCTCGATAATGCCGACCTCTGCAAGCAGTTGAATTGTTGGGGCGATCGGCAAGAGGAGATCGCACAATGGTGGCAGCGGAACAAGCCCCTCGTCGAAGAGATTGCCAGTTCTTCAGATCGCGCCAACCTAGAGTTCGAGCGTAGTTTGGATACTATTCCCCTCAAGCATCCCATCAGCGGGCAAGATAGAGAGATTCAACGCAGCCACCCTGTCGAAATCGACCTCTCAACCCTCCAAAACGAGACCGATCCCCAAACAGTTTTCTGGTGGTTTTGGCGATTTTATCCAGCCCTTAAAGCTATAGCCCAGCCCGATAGCCTCCTCGAACCGCAACATCAAATTTTGCCCGACTGCCCCATCCCTAGCTACCGCGCCACGGTGTCCGCTTTAGCCGGAATTCTTGAGGATTGGGAATTGGGTGAAGCGCCTGAATATCCCTATTTACTATTATTTACCTTCTCGCCCATCCAAGAATTTATTAAAGCTTCCCGCAAATTCCTAGATTTTTGGGCGGGGTCTTACTTACTCCATTACCTGAGTGCTAAACTTTGCTGGCGCATTGCTAACTGTTACGGCCCCGACGCGATTGTTACGCCGTCGTTATGGAGTCAAGAGATTATTGATGCTTTGCTGTTGAAACAATATCCAGATTTTCGGACGACTTTTGAGAGCATTAGCAGCGATCGCAAAAATCCTCAAACTCGCTTCCAGGATAAAACCAGTGTTTCTTTATCGACAGCGGGCTTCCCCAATACGATTGTTGTTTTAATTCCCGCTTCCGAGAAGGAGAAGTTAGGAAACAATCTCGAAACTTGGTTAAAGGAAGAATGGCAGGAGATCGCCGAGAAAGTACGCGAAGGCAACCCCGATAGTCAAGTGGAACAACTGCGCCTGGGGATTCGTGAAAGGACAATTCAACACTTGCAACAACTGCAAACTCAGAATGACTCAGACCAGCACAATAGCTTAGAACAATTCTTAACTGAATTTGGGGGCGATCGCGAAGCCAATCGTCGCGACTTGCAAAGGTGGTGTAACATGAGTTGTTGGAAGTGGCGATCGCTCTGGAACGCACAGATCGACCATACCTGGCAGCCTTACTGGGTTGCAGTCCCCCTTGGCGATCCCGGCACACCCCTTCAAATTGAGGAAGCCGAAGAAGATTATCGCTTCGATGAGGCGTGGCTTAAGAGTCAAGAAACCGTCGCTCAAACTCGTGCCAAGTCCCCGCCGCCGACAGAAGCGGAAAAGACGATCTACCGAACCTTAAACGTTGGAACCTGGTGGGGATCGATTCAAGCCCGTTTGGGACAAGCGGTACGGGCGGTGAAAAACACCCGCATCTGGCAAATCCCCGCAGCGCCGGGATATCGCTCTACGGTGTCGGGACAGTCGAGCGCCCTGCATCCCGGTTTCAGTTACAGCAACCAAAGGTGCGAGGGGCGCGGTATGCCTGCCGAATCGATGCGTCTCTTTTGGCGGTTGATGGCAGAAGTTTATCGCGGACTGTTCGACGGTTCAGAGCAACTCAATGCCATAGAACTGACTAAACGAATGGCTTGGGTTTATGGCGGCGTTGCCGAGTCATTGGGGATCGATTTGAGACAATTAAATGACGAGTTAGATGAGGGAGCGACAGGCGAACTCGACTATAACCAATTGATTCGTTTTCCCAATCTCAGTTCGATCGCGGCGGCTCGATTTGCCGAACGAGATGCGTCCCAACAATCGGGCAAATTGCGAACCTATTGGAAGATTTTGAACGACTCGATCGCCCAACAAGAAAAAGAAGAGAAGGAAAGATTAGCTCGCCAACAAAAAGAAGGGAACCAAGGGAAACCCAAGCTGCGGCGAGAGCGCTTTGCTGCCCGCACCCGCCGCCCCTTCCAAATTCCTAAAACCGATGCAGCGATTAATTCCCAAAGGCAAGCCGGACAGGACTATAACGGTGTCATGTTTTCGAGCAAGTGGCTCGCCGAAGACTTAGGATTAGATCGCCAGGAGCGCGCTCGCCTGCGCGGTTTAGTCGATGCAGCGCACCGACATCCCAGCGTGGGCTTTGGTGAAACTTCCCCGGCGGATTGGTGGGCGATTGTTTTAGGCGATGGCGATGGTATGGGAGATTATGTGTCCGGGAAAAAACTCCATCGCTACGAGCGTTATTTGGTTGAAACCGATGCAACTCAGTTTTTAACCGAAAACCGCTATCGCCCTGCGGATTGGGCGCGCAAACGAGAAGATTTTCTCGCCCAGTTTGGCTCCGGTAACAGCAGCGATGACAGCAGCGATGAGACAACGCTGCTAAAAACTCACAAGCGTATGGGACCAGCAACCCACATCGGTTTGAACCGCGCTCTGTTAGATTTCTCCAATCGCCTCGTTCCCTACCTGACTCAGCAGCGGTTTTGCGGGCGGGTTATCTACAGCGGTGGCGATGATGTTATGGCAGTATTGCCCGTCGAAGATTTGCCCGAATATTTGCTCTCGCTGCAAGCCGCTTGGTGCGGCGGAGAGGATATCTATCCCACGGACGGGGACGTAAAATTCGTTTCCGAAGGCGGGTACTGGCAGCCGCAAGCCGAACCGGACAATTTGTGCGGCTTGCCCAATCGCGCTCTGTTTACGATGGGAGAAGGGGCAACGATGAGTTTCGGCATCGTTATCGCTCATAAAAGCGTTCCTTTACCCGTCGTTCTCAATGCCTTATGGGAGGCAGAAAGCGATCGCGCTAAAAAAATGCTCGGTTCTGCTGCGGACATTCCCAGCAAAAATGGGTTGTGCTTCCGAGTCCTCTACGGTTCCGGCAATCAACTTGAAGCGCTGCTCAAAGGAGAGTTATTGGCGGATTGGTGGCAGTGGCTCGGACATCCCAGCCCCGAATATCGCCAGGAACTTAGTTCTCTGCTCTATCGCCTCGCCGAAGATTTGCCCCGCCATGCTGTTATTACTTCCGAGCATTTCCTCATCGCTAAAGCAGCCCGCGCGATCGCTCTACGGCGGGAAGAATATAAAAATATCGAATACACAGTTGAGCTACTTTGTCAATGGTTAGAGCGATGGGAAAATTGGGCGAACGGTGCGAGCGATCGCGCAAAAATCCGAGCAACTAAACCTCTGGGCGCAACCTTGCCCGAACTCGCTAACCTGCTGCGTTTTTCGGCTTTCTGGCTAGACAAAATAGGTGATGATTTGACATCCGGTTGA
- a CDS encoding site-specific integrase: protein MVLTLDLPSLPPESLKLTSPVPLTRHPAAVYLAGLSEGSQRTIRSTLNAIASLLTAGECDALTLDWGKLRYHHAAAVRVALMNSSLAPVTANKMLCALRRVLKEAYKLDLIDADSYTKAIDLPNIEGESQPRGRALSGEEIAALLAGCKGSSARDQRDAALIAILRASGLRRSEVVKLAIHDWHPATNALEVRRGKRGKGRRVYLNAAAVEYLERWLALRGDEPGPLLCRIWKGGGLQLEHSLNSDAVWRILRGRAAQVGLESFSPHDFRRTFCSDLLDAGVDIVTVQKLAGHASPVTTAKYDRRGEEAKRRAVEDLGF, encoded by the coding sequence ATGGTCCTTACCCTCGACCTTCCCTCTCTTCCCCCAGAGTCCCTCAAGTTAACCTCACCCGTTCCCCTCACCCGCCATCCGGCTGCCGTCTATTTAGCTGGATTGAGCGAAGGTTCCCAGCGCACGATTCGCTCGACCCTTAACGCGATCGCGTCTTTACTCACTGCCGGGGAGTGCGACGCTCTGACCCTCGATTGGGGGAAGCTGCGCTACCATCACGCGGCGGCGGTGCGGGTGGCCTTGATGAACTCTTCTTTGGCTCCGGTGACGGCCAATAAGATGCTCTGTGCCTTGCGGCGCGTTCTTAAGGAGGCTTACAAGTTGGATTTAATAGACGCAGATAGTTACACTAAAGCCATCGATCTGCCCAACATTGAAGGGGAATCCCAACCGCGAGGGCGGGCGCTGTCGGGGGAAGAAATTGCGGCGCTGCTGGCCGGTTGTAAGGGCAGTAGCGCGCGCGACCAGCGCGATGCGGCACTGATTGCCATTTTGCGCGCTTCTGGGCTGCGGCGAAGCGAGGTGGTGAAGTTGGCTATTCACGATTGGCATCCGGCGACCAACGCTTTGGAGGTGCGCCGGGGGAAACGGGGCAAAGGGCGGCGGGTTTATTTGAACGCGGCGGCGGTGGAGTATTTGGAGCGTTGGTTGGCGTTGCGGGGGGACGAACCGGGGCCGCTACTGTGTCGGATTTGGAAGGGGGGAGGGTTGCAACTCGAGCATTCCCTGAACTCGGATGCGGTGTGGCGGATTTTGCGCGGGCGGGCGGCGCAGGTCGGGTTGGAATCGTTCAGTCCCCACGATTTTCGGCGGACGTTTTGCAGCGATTTATTGGATGCAGGGGTGGATATTGTTACCGTGCAGAAGTTGGCGGGTCATGCTTCTCCGGTGACGACGGCGAAGTACGACAGAAGAGGCGAGGAGGCAAAACGGAGGGCGGTAGAGGATTTGGGGTTTTGA